The Xenopus laevis strain J_2021 chromosome 4L, Xenopus_laevis_v10.1, whole genome shotgun sequence genomic sequence ATCAGGGCATCTCACTTTCCGACATTCTTTgaaacatctgctttgagggacGTGCTTGGCTAAGGAGACATAAACTGAACCGATTTTATTAGAAATATCATTTTTCTCTGTTGTCTTCTGCTATGGAGAATGATCGTGAGCACAAGAGGAAGCAGCAACATGGTATTGCTCTGTTGGACCAGCTCAATAGGATGAGGGGAGTAGCAGAATTGACCGATACTGTCCTGGTGGCTGAAGGACACAGGTTCCCTTGTCATAAAGCAGTCCTTGCATCATTCAGCCCATATTTTAGGGCAATGTTTACATGTGGCTTGATGGAATGTAACCAAAACGAGGTTCAACTCCATGACATAACTGCTCAAAGTGTCTCCATTATACTTGATTATATGTACACATCAGAACTCACTATCAACAATCTCACTGTGCAAGTAGTTGCCACCGCAGCCTACTTCATGCAACTGGATGACATTTTTACCTTGTGTCAAAACTACATGCTAGAGCATATGGATCCTTCAAATTGTGTTGGGGTATATTATTTCGCAAAGCATATCTGTGGAGAAGAACTTGAGGAAAGGTGCAGGAAATACCTGTACCAACACTTCACCGAGGTTGGCTTACATGAAGAGATTTTGGGGATCGAGTTTGACCAGTTGATGGGAATGATCAAATCTGATGACCTTAATGTTTCTCGAGAGGAGAGCATCTTGGATTTGGTCCTAAGATGGGTAAACCATGACAAGAATGCACGCTCAGAATATCTTGTTGACCTACTGAAGCAGGTGAGATTACTACTAGTCAGCCCTTCCTTTCTCAGGGAGGCTAGAAAGAGGAACACTGTGCTCTTATGCAACTCACGGTGCTATGACATAGTCGAGGAAGCACTGGAAACTATAGAAAAGTCCAAACAGACTTCTCTAAGCCTACGTTATGGCATGGAGACCACAAACCTTCTCCTTTGCATTGGCAACAACGCAATGGGCATCAGGTCAAAATATGGAAGTTTTGGGGATGCAAGCTTCTGCTTTGCTCCTGCGACAGGTAAATGTTGTTTCATTCCATCGCCAAAACAAGGAGAGGCATTAGGCTCTGTCCTCGCTGGAGTGGTTACTGAGAACAATGACATTATTTTGGCTGGAGAAGCAAGCTCTGTGAGGTTGGCAaggcagaagaacaagatggTTGAGATATGCAGGTAGGAATGAGATGGAATATCAGGAACCATTCCCAATTACTAGTAACATATGTGTACACAAAACAttgattacatacaaatattgaccAACACAGGAGGTAACAATGGCCCCCtaggtttttggaagggctgtctgggtgaaaactggtTGCCcagattttcaaattaggaaatccggaaaCTCGGCTTTAAATTGAATGATGTgatgatcagccaattgctgatcgctaAGTCATAACTCCATCCCCTAACTTCATGAACCCACCCCCAAACATCACCTAATCCTCCCCCTGACATCGTCCACCTGTCCCAATATCATTGGGCCCGCCCCTGTCCGGACTCTCAAACGCCAGAAGGCGGGAACATTATGGCCCCTGCTCATGAGAAGTCCAGGTCTTTGATGaaagatttcagtacagaattatATCCCTTTGCTTTAGAAATTACAGTTTTGTACCTGTAACATATATTCGTACAATACTGTGtaaagattgaacagcaccatcgattcTTGAGtcgtttaaaaagcctttatttgtgcttttgtgggcatcaccgcaacgtttcaggccatgcggccttttatcaagcttgataaaaggccgcatggcctgaaacgttgcggtgatgcccacaaaagcacaaataaaggctttttaaacgaCTCAAGaattgatggtgctgttcaatctttaCACAGTATtgtttgccaatgggaagtggccattgcagaacgtgcaccatcccTAAAGAATATTGAGAATCCgtgtgctgactactctttctctACATATACATTATTCGTACAATACACAAGAACCATAAGTACccggtaaattatatccttataaatggtgcttagtgatgtcattggttataatcggagcttagtgatgtcacctctgtcacatgactcacttgtgtattataataaataataataatgacagtaAGGATACAATTGGGACACGTGGGGAAAGAGATGTGAGTTTTGTCTTGGCTTTGTCATGGGGGCACTGAAAACAAGTGCACAAAAGCAGTGTCATGATCGGCTCCTTggcctcagctactcagatgccaccaggtcttcataagagaggagcaaagcatgaattctggacaggcaaaggggcacggttgtTACTGAGGatttggacagaaggcaacagttcagggcaTAAACGaaaagtgtagtcaggcaggccggggtcggtacaggcagagttcaagcagggccattcctgccatgaggcaaggtgagcaccttgcctcaggcggaagtgaacggccagttacaaggggcagcaaaaagccgcctcctgtaactttaagagtcgaatttccgttttttaaaccggaaattcagctctgctagtgcagaaagtgcagtacGTTCTCGCTgtgctagcgatgcagccccctttgacctgctccgacgctaaacttttaagtgTGAAGCGGGAGAGGGGGgtggcatcggggttgctgcctcaggcggcagcagcccgcGGTTCGCCAATGAGTTCAAGGATATTCAGGCAGGCAGCGGTCAGTTCAAGTGGAGTTCAAGCAAAGTCAATCATGCCCGGGTCTGTACAGGCAgtgttcaaggatagtcaggcaatctagggtcaataccggtagaatcaGAATATTAAggaaggcaagggtcaggattggtaGGGTTCAGAGTAGTCagccaggcaggcaaggatcaaaacaggaatcaaacaataCAAGGATCACACCCTGGAACTAAcaaaacaagttagacctaaaaACGGGCAATCAATTCcagcccaaagcccctttaaatatgtttgaatCTCATGCCACAACGCGATTGTCAGGCGCCAGGCACGTAAAACCCGCCATAGGAGAGACCGGCACCAGAGGGAGAGGAACCATGCGACTCtataccaccagggtaagcgttcATTACAAGCAGCCATCTACCTGGTAAAAAATAACTATTTCTCTATATactttgtacagtatttatagtgtgtgtgtataaaaatactttatatagacagaaattacatcactaaacaccaataataactgatgacatcactaagcaccatttatatagtgaataaagtaccccctgttgcaaaatacgatgatattagaagtcgccgcagagttccatgacctgtataaaagcttgtGGCcgtggaactcctcggtaacttataataaccctatattttacaatagggaatgccttattcactatataaatggtgtttagtgatgtaatcagttattaTTGGTGTTTACTGTTGTAATTTCTGTCTATATAAAGTCTTTTTATACACAcactataaatactgtacaaagtATATAGAGAAGTTCAGAGGATAAATAGTTATTTTTTACCAGGTAGATAGATGCTTTTGTGCACTTGTTTTCAGTGCCCCTATGACAAAGCCCAGACAAAACTCCCATCTTTTTCCCCCACGTGTTCCAATTGTATCCTTACTGTCAGCATTGTTATTAACCTGCACATAGTCTGTCTGGATCCCATCACCATAGAGGTGTCTGTAGATACAAAGGCAGGAAAAGAAAAGAGTCCTTGATGCTCTGAATGAGAGGCAATGAATGGAGTCTACGTTAGGCAGCGTTTCTAACAAGCTCCCTATTGTACAGGTACCACAACCGAGGGAACTACTGCTGGGAGAGGCTTTGCAGCGCCGAGTATCGAGAGCTTTATGCTCTTGCCAGTCTCTGTAATGACCTCTATCTCATTGGAGGTCAGATGAAGTACAAAAACCAATACGTCATCACCAATTGTGTAGAAAAGTTCTCCATGGAGAAAGAGAGTTGGAGGAATGTGACCCCCCTGCCCATTCCGCTGGCTTGCCATGCTGCCGTCACCTTGAACAACAAGCTCTTTGTCATGGGAGGATGGACACCTCAGGTTGGCTATGAAAGAATGTTACATAACAGGTGTGACCTGTACTGCTGGGTGTTACATGAATGTGCTGCCTACAATACCCTACAAGCAATGGGACTTCTGTATATTGCTGATGAATGAATTGCCCAGCAGCATTCTTGCAGTTGTTACACAccaaaatgattttaaaggagaactaaagcctaactaaaagtagatagaaatgttgtactttatgtttttggcttctgtaccagcccaaggcaaccacagccctttagcagtgtctccaaagatgccccagtagctccccatcttcttttctgatgattcactgtgcatgctctgtgctgctgtcacttactgagcttaggaacccactcacaatatacagtacacatagaatagaaatgtcacaatataaggctgattagtaattaatacagataattactacatggcagcacagaaaccagtgcaattagcatcagaatttattaatcagccctgtagcatcagcttatattacagaccaacctcattttctgctggataattagtgacgagtcctaaacttagcttctcaacagctgctcagagcccactgagcatgtgagtgtcacagacactttccaagatggtgaccccctgtgacaagtttgaagtcctggatcattgctgcttttgacaagctgaaacttttggctggtgcaataagttcagtatataaaatatggcatttttatgcatattcagttttaaagtttagttctcctttaaggagatgaAATGAAAGGCATGCAGAAATAAAAACGGTGAGCATGGTGACTGCACAGGTGGCTGCATTAGAATACAGGCTCAAAGATTTGCAACAATGCATGCCTAATTCAGAAATAGCAGTGAACTTTTTACCCCATTCATAATACATATGAATCAGACTCATTTGTAAGATACTGAACAGCAGAACAATAGTCACTAGGGATGGATATTGCTGCCAGTGTATAAGAATTTCTACCAATGGGCCCAAGCCCCAGTGATCACCAGCCTTGGGATCATTGTCAGTTATAAATAAGCTGTCATAACTATTACTTAGCATTTTTTATTGGTGCAGTACCATGGTCAGTATTGAAAATGTGGCTTGTCCatctcaaataataataattataataatataatacataagagccatgaatatcctgtaaatcatatACTTATAAACAGTGATTAGTGATTTCATCGGTTAAAATcgtagcttagtgatgtcatttctgtcacatgactcactgaaacttgtgtattataacaaataaagtacccctgttgcaaaatatgaggatattagaagccttcggccttgtgcttttatatagtcatggaattccttggtaacataatatccttatattttacaatagggggtattttattcactatataatgcagtATATACACTTGTGATAACTTGACTGGGTACCAAACTATTGTCTTCACAAATCCAATTTAACCAGGGCATAGACATATGATCTACATTCCACTCTCCATTATGTCACTCATTTGTAACATATACATCAAACAAGGAAAAGGTATACAGtcagcctctatgtggactggcagcctaccggagactctgtttggcagtacatctggtttttatgcaactaaaacttgcctccaagcctggaattcaaaaataagctcctgctttgaggccactgggagcaacatccaatgggttggtgagaaacatgttgctcatgagtcactgattggggatcactgcagtaaagGATAATTTTTTCAGgataataaacattaaaattcACTACACTAACTAAAAAGTGGCCAAAATGCAGCTAATAACAAATGCACAGTACGACACACCACTTTGACTATGCTGTTCTCCTAGATCATAAGTCTTTCTGGGGCAATGTGACAGTTTTGTGCCTGATGTTTTTCACCTACAGTTTTATCATAGAGCTTGCATGCAGTCTCTTTATAACTCCCTTAGCCAACACACAGTTGTGCATGTATGTGGAATTAGCATGGTGTTTTAGCTCAAGTTAAGTTCAATATAATAatacactatatttttatttaatttttgaggCCTTTGCACTTGAGCATGATCTGATAGCAGAGGCAGGACAGATGAAATGGCGCATAGCACTGCTATACGAATGTGCAAGGAGCACGGACCCAAGTACTTTAAATGAATGGTGTAAAAAATGTCCAATATTTGTGTCCATTTAAGCACAGCTAAACGTGTGGCTGCATTCATAAACGATTCTCATATTTTGAAGAGCTTTATCTGGAATCCAGCAAGCACATAAGTAAGTACAGTAAGGGCAGCCCTTAGGAAGAAGCCACTGGTGCCCTTCCGCCATTCTGGCATGACTCATGAATTCTTTATAGGAATTTTTTAGGATCCATAAGTGGCCAACGATCAGTATGCAGGACTGAGATTTAATTGGTATTAATAATGCCTAACTCTGCCCCAACCAAGCCAGAACCCACAGCTAAAGAAGAATCTGATGAAATATTGCACAGTTTTTGTAGACTTTTCCAGGGCAAATAGGACTATTATATGTTTACATGGAGTGTGCCGAGCTGTAGCTGTTAAGGGACGTGGGCAGAATGTTATAAGCTGCTGCTGTGCCTTAAACTGACACCCCTGTTTACCATTTCATTTCACTCTCAAGAGTGACTTTAATGGAAGCAGGGATGGTCTTTAAAGGTTTGTGTACTCTGAAGACTCGGAAATCCGCTGGTAATAACAgggaaaaagcaaaagaaatggaCGTGAAAAACTGCGCTGAACCTTATAAACCCTGTGGGCCTCTTAATCATGTAGGTTTCTGTCAGAGCCTTTTAGAATATCCTTAAGGGACCACATAGTCCATTAAAAGCTATAATCTCATCGCTGTTGACTCCACACTTTTCCAGAAGCTGAAAATGCGCACGGAGCACTGTTCTGCCATCTAGATGGCAATTAGGAGTGTTAAAGCCTGCTTTGTGCCAGTGGCCATTAAATCCCAGCAGTGGGAACTAAGAACTCAGAATATAGCTGAGCTAAGGTGCCTGTCGCTGCAGCGCTGCCATATTTGCTCACTGCCAAGGTCGTGTAGACTAAACTGCCTCATTGATATGGGGGAACTGGGAAGCAGAGAGATggtaaaaatggtataaaaaaatatatagcagatACATAAGGGTTTCATGAAATTCATggttattagtagtagtagtacaaaGGTGGCCCACAACTGGTGGTATAGACATTTTGAAGTCTCagataagttttttttaactttcacttGTCACTAGAAGGGGTACTAGAACTGGCAACAGTgtcataactaccaggggtgtggGGGATGTAATTGCACCCCCTTGGGGTCCGTTGGAGCCATGACAAATGTTTTTGCGGGCAGCAGGGGGCAATTTCTTGGCCATGCACC encodes the following:
- the kbtbd12.L gene encoding kelch repeat and BTB domain-containing protein 12, giving the protein MENDREHKRKQQHGIALLDQLNRMRGVAELTDTVLVAEGHRFPCHKAVLASFSPYFRAMFTCGLMECNQNEVQLHDITAQSVSIILDYMYTSELTINNLTVQVVATAAYFMQLDDIFTLCQNYMLEHMDPSNCVGVYYFAKHICGEELEERCRKYLYQHFTEVGLHEEILGIEFDQLMGMIKSDDLNVSREESILDLVLRWVNHDKNARSEYLVDLLKQVRLLLVSPSFLREARKRNTVLLCNSRCYDIVEEALETIEKSKQTSLSLRYGMETTNLLLCIGNNAMGIRSKYGSFGDASFCFAPATGKCCFIPSPKQGEALGSVLAGVVTENNDIILAGEASSVRLARQKNKMVEICRYHNRGNYCWERLCSAEYRELYALASLCNDLYLIGGQMKYKNQYVITNCVEKFSMEKESWRNVTPLPIPLACHAAVTLNNKLFVMGGWTPQTDRPYDEPDRLSNRLLQYDPALDKWTIMAPMKYSKYRFSVAVVNNEIYVLGGIGCTGPDRGQARKCLDAVEIYNPDGDFWRDGPAMPYPLLSLRSNASSAGTVEGKLYVCGGFQGADRYEVITKEILELDPWDNQWNVACVRAPMHDSYDVCLVARLNPRDLIPPPRDLVDT